One Chitinophagales bacterium genomic window carries:
- the hpcH gene encoding 2,4-dihydroxyhept-2-ene-1,7-dioic acid aldolase, with product MNLKHTLKQNKLTIGSWITIGHPSVAEILCSAGFDWLTIDLEHSPIDLETAQTLIALIQGKGLKALVRVGKNEEVIIKRVMDAGADGVIVPMINSRQDAEQAVSFTKYPPAGKRGVGLARAQRYGTGFDAYKRWLEEEAIVIAQIEHVQAVDNIEEIIAVPGIDGTIIGPYDLSGSLGIAGQLDHPLLQEKVKAVEAACKKQNFPLGYHVIQSDHKKMLEKIREGYTFLAFSLDFFFLGDKAREEMRMIRS from the coding sequence ATGAATCTCAAACACACGCTTAAGCAAAACAAACTGACCATCGGTTCATGGATTACTATCGGCCACCCGTCTGTGGCTGAAATCCTCTGCTCTGCCGGTTTTGACTGGCTGACGATAGATCTGGAGCATAGCCCCATTGACCTGGAAACGGCCCAGACCCTCATTGCTCTCATTCAGGGGAAAGGGTTGAAAGCGCTGGTGCGCGTGGGAAAAAATGAGGAGGTGATTATCAAGCGCGTGATGGATGCCGGAGCTGACGGGGTAATCGTTCCGATGATTAACAGCCGACAGGATGCGGAGCAGGCAGTGAGCTTTACCAAATACCCCCCGGCCGGCAAACGCGGTGTCGGGCTGGCACGCGCCCAGCGTTACGGAACCGGCTTTGATGCTTACAAAAGGTGGCTGGAAGAAGAAGCCATTGTCATCGCGCAGATTGAACACGTTCAGGCGGTAGATAATATTGAGGAAATCATCGCTGTGCCGGGTATTGACGGCACCATCATCGGGCCATATGACCTCTCCGGCTCGCTGGGCATTGCCGGTCAACTGGACCACCCGCTGCTGCAGGAAAAAGTAAAAGCAGTGGAAGCAGCCTGCAAAAAACAGAACTTCCCGCTGGGCTACCACGTCATCCAATCAGACCATAAGAAAATGCTGGAGAAGATCCGCGAAGGCTATACCTTTCTGGCTTTCAGTCTTGATTTTTTCTTTCTGGGTGATAAAGCCAGAGAGGAAATGAGGATGATCCGGTCGTAA
- a CDS encoding HIT family protein, which translates to MASVFTRIVRGELPCYKVAETESCLAFLDINPLAKGHTLVIPKAEIDYLFDIDDPLYSELFSFSKKVARAIQAVIPCARIGMAVIGLEVPHAHIHLCPINGIHDLSFSNPRVKLSREEFQQIADAISATYLDLG; encoded by the coding sequence ATGGCCAGTGTTTTTACTCGTATAGTCCGGGGTGAATTGCCCTGCTATAAAGTTGCCGAAACCGAAAGCTGCCTGGCGTTTCTGGATATCAACCCCCTGGCCAAAGGCCATACCCTGGTTATTCCGAAGGCCGAAATTGACTATCTGTTTGACATTGACGACCCCCTGTATAGTGAGCTTTTCTCTTTTTCAAAGAAAGTAGCCAGGGCAATTCAGGCGGTCATTCCCTGTGCCCGAATCGGCATGGCCGTGATCGGGCTGGAAGTGCCGCACGCGCATATTCACCTGTGCCCCATCAACGGCATTCATGACCTCAGCTTTTCCAATCCACGGGTAAAGCTCTCCAGAGAGGAATTTCAGCAGATAGCCGATGCCATCAGTGCAACATACCTGGACCTGGGCTGA
- the greA gene encoding transcription elongation factor GreA: MSDVHYMTPEGLEKLKQELNHLKTKARKDIAQEIAEARAKGDLSENAEYHAAKEAQGHLEARIAQLNEIVAKARVIEAAADTSTVVILSTVEVKNLKVNKTFKYTLVSENEADIKKGKISVTSPIGKGLLGKRAGEQVEIQTPGGLIKFEILSISR; this comes from the coding sequence AGCTTAAGCAAGAGCTGAATCATCTTAAAACCAAAGCCAGAAAAGATATAGCTCAGGAGATTGCAGAGGCGCGGGCTAAAGGTGATTTGTCCGAGAATGCAGAATATCATGCTGCAAAAGAGGCGCAGGGACATCTGGAAGCGCGGATTGCGCAGCTCAATGAAATTGTGGCTAAGGCAAGGGTTATTGAGGCCGCCGCGGATACCTCAACGGTTGTTATTCTTTCCACCGTAGAGGTGAAAAACCTGAAGGTGAACAAAACGTTCAAATATACCCTTGTCTCAGAAAATGAAGCGGACATCAAAAAGGGTAAAATTTCAGTAACCTCTCCCATTGGCAAGGGGCTTCTCGGTAAAAGAGCAGGAGAACAAGTGGAAATACAAACCCCCGGGGGATTGATAAAATTTGAAATCCTGTCAATCAGCCGCTGA